A single genomic interval of Paracoccus contaminans harbors:
- a CDS encoding zinc ribbon domain-containing protein produces the protein MPTPQIEHRYPCENCGASLQFSPGQNALTCPYCGHVQTISPGAGRAPARQAAGGAEGQDALLRDPRTGRAIQWDAGHKAPDLAEIPLAQGLQIDRGSDLAQTVRTMSCPNCGARIEIDGSNHAGLCPFCATPVVTDTGTARLLKPQGVLPFLLTEDQARAALDDWLKGLWFAPSGLTQYARRGRRMQGVYSPFWTFDAQTRSRYQGLRGDHYFETVHVTQEVNGRLQQVPQQVMRTRWTRVAGQVARGFNDVLVLASSSLPRRFTDALAPWDLSHMVSYDPQYLAGFQAESYTVPLAEGHAIARQEMGGVIGMDVRRDMGGDVQQIEALDTEFSAETFKHVLLPIWLAAYKYNGQSYRFVVNGQSGRVQGDRPWSAWKIALAVILGLAALAALIWAAERGGYVQIGGVSGGYVTMPDGPGAFGLPGGLSGSGGYVIRGY, from the coding sequence ATGCCGACGCCCCAGATTGAACATCGCTATCCGTGCGAGAACTGCGGCGCGAGCCTGCAATTCAGCCCTGGCCAGAACGCCCTGACCTGCCCCTATTGCGGACATGTCCAGACCATTTCGCCGGGCGCAGGCCGCGCCCCTGCGCGGCAGGCGGCGGGCGGGGCCGAGGGGCAGGACGCGCTGCTGCGCGATCCGCGCACCGGCCGCGCGATTCAGTGGGACGCCGGCCACAAGGCGCCGGATCTGGCGGAAATCCCGCTGGCGCAGGGTTTGCAGATCGACCGCGGATCGGACCTTGCGCAGACGGTGCGCACTATGTCCTGCCCCAACTGCGGTGCCCGGATCGAGATCGACGGCAGCAATCATGCCGGCCTTTGCCCCTTCTGCGCCACGCCGGTCGTCACCGACACGGGAACGGCCCGCCTGCTCAAGCCGCAAGGGGTGCTGCCCTTCCTGCTGACCGAGGATCAGGCCCGCGCCGCGCTGGACGACTGGCTCAAGGGGTTGTGGTTCGCCCCGAGCGGCCTGACGCAATATGCGCGCCGCGGGCGGCGGATGCAGGGCGTCTATTCACCCTTCTGGACTTTCGATGCCCAGACCCGCAGCCGCTATCAGGGCCTGCGGGGCGATCACTATTTCGAGACGGTCCATGTCACGCAGGAGGTGAACGGCCGCCTGCAGCAGGTTCCCCAGCAGGTCATGCGCACGCGCTGGACCCGCGTCGCCGGCCAGGTGGCGCGCGGCTTCAATGATGTGCTGGTGCTGGCCTCATCCTCGCTGCCGCGGCGGTTCACCGATGCGCTGGCGCCGTGGGATCTGTCGCATATGGTCAGCTATGATCCGCAATATCTGGCCGGCTTTCAGGCCGAAAGCTATACGGTGCCGCTGGCCGAAGGCCATGCCATCGCCCGGCAGGAAATGGGCGGCGTGATCGGCATGGACGTGCGGCGCGACATGGGCGGCGATGTCCAGCAGATCGAGGCGCTGGATACCGAGTTTTCCGCCGAGACGTTCAAGCATGTCCTGCTGCCGATCTGGCTTGCGGCCTATAAATACAACGGGCAGAGCTATCGCTTCGTCGTCAATGGCCAGTCCGGCCGGGTGCAGGGTGATCGCCCCTGGTCGGCATGGAAGATTGCCCTGGCCGTCATCCTGGGGCTTGCCGCGCTGGCGGCGCTGATATGGGCGGCCGAGCGCGGGGGTTATGTCCAGATCGGCGGCGTCTCGGGCGGATATGTCACCATGCCGGACGGGCCGGGCGCCTTCGGCCTGCCGGGCGGCTTGTCCGGTTCTGGCGGCTATGTGATCCGCGGCTACTGA
- a CDS encoding SPFH domain-containing protein, producing the protein MVFDFLTGEFIDVIEWVDDTRDTMVWRYEARGRAIKYGAKLTVREGQAAVFIHEGQLADVFGPGLYMLETNNLPILTRLQHWDHGFRSPFKSEIYFVNTTRFNDLKWGTRNPIMARDPEFGPVRLRAFGTYSMRVTDPAAFMREIVGTDGEFTADEISYQLRNVIVEAFSRLLASSGIPVLDMAANTQQLGQMVAKAIQPTVAQYGLTLPEFYIENISLPDEVERMLDKRTSMGIVGDLGRFGQYAQTEAMLNASTQNGGMGAGLGAGLGAALGMGMRGPWGQMAAQQQPPALQPQPGMIAGPSAPSETVWHIALDGAASGPYSKADLGRLMNEGRFSRDTLVWTPGQDGWKEADEVPALGQLFTMLPPPLPQK; encoded by the coding sequence ATGGTTTTCGACTTTCTGACCGGCGAATTCATCGACGTGATCGAATGGGTGGACGACACCCGCGACACGATGGTGTGGCGCTATGAAGCCCGCGGGCGGGCGATCAAATACGGCGCCAAGCTGACCGTGCGCGAGGGGCAGGCCGCCGTGTTCATCCATGAGGGGCAGCTGGCGGATGTGTTCGGCCCTGGCCTTTACATGCTGGAAACCAACAACCTGCCGATCCTGACGCGGCTCCAGCACTGGGATCATGGCTTCCGCAGCCCGTTCAAGTCGGAAATCTATTTCGTCAACACGACCCGGTTCAACGACCTGAAATGGGGCACGCGCAACCCGATCATGGCGCGCGATCCCGAATTCGGCCCGGTGCGGCTGCGCGCCTTCGGCACCTATTCGATGCGCGTGACCGACCCGGCCGCCTTCATGCGTGAAATCGTGGGGACCGACGGCGAATTCACCGCCGACGAGATCAGCTATCAGCTGCGCAACGTCATCGTCGAGGCGTTCTCGCGCCTTCTGGCTTCCTCCGGCATCCCGGTCCTCGACATGGCGGCGAATACCCAGCAGCTGGGGCAGATGGTCGCCAAGGCGATCCAGCCGACCGTGGCCCAGTATGGCCTGACCCTGCCAGAATTTTATATCGAGAACATATCGTTGCCCGACGAGGTGGAGCGCATGCTCGACAAGCGCACCTCGATGGGGATCGTCGGCGATCTCGGCCGGTTCGGCCAATATGCCCAGACCGAAGCGATGCTGAACGCATCCACCCAGAACGGGGGGATGGGGGCGGGCCTTGGGGCCGGCCTGGGCGCCGCGCTGGGCATGGGCATGCGCGGCCCCTGGGGGCAGATGGCCGCCCAGCAGCAGCCCCCCGCCCTCCAGCCGCAGCCGGGCATGATCGCCGGTCCCTCGGCGCCGTCCGAAACCGTCTGGCACATCGCGCTCGACGGGGCCGCCAGCGGCCCATACAGCAAGGCCGACCTGGGACGGCTGATGAACGAGGGCCGCTTCAGCCGCGACACGCTGGTCTGGACGCCCGGACAGGACGGCTGGAAAGAGGCTGACGAGGTGCCTGCCCTGGGCCAGCTGTTCACCATGCTGCCCCCGCCCCTGCCGCAGAAATAA
- a CDS encoding DUF2927 domain-containing protein has protein sequence MLALAACAAPALPAPPLVPVPAPLARPVPASARPPHLSQAELRRRRAMAIGDSAPAARPSDASRTMGQYLKGIQDTLLARGLLRTDDGTAIPTTAARLVDDFVQIALRDEYQMTQGRLVPRVHSAPLRRWGVPVGISIVFGDSVPEAQRGRDRAAIADYAARLGRITGHPLRLKDEGGNLVVLVLNEDERRAIGPRLAGLVPGIPGPDMRAIENLAPQNYCTVFAYSSGTGASYTNAVAVIRAELPQPLRTSCFHEELAQALGLANDSPDARPSIFNDDEEFALLTRHDELLLKMLYDPRLRPGMTEAEALPIVQAIAAELAR, from the coding sequence ATGCTGGCGCTGGCCGCCTGTGCCGCGCCCGCCCTGCCCGCGCCGCCCCTCGTGCCGGTGCCTGCGCCGCTGGCGCGTCCCGTGCCCGCCTCGGCCCGCCCGCCCCATCTTTCGCAGGCCGAATTGCGCCGCCGCCGCGCCATGGCCATCGGCGACAGCGCCCCCGCCGCGCGGCCCAGCGATGCCAGCCGCACGATGGGCCAGTATCTGAAGGGTATTCAGGATACCCTGCTGGCCCGCGGCCTGTTGCGCACCGATGACGGCACGGCCATCCCGACCACGGCGGCCCGGCTGGTCGATGATTTCGTGCAGATCGCCTTGCGCGACGAATACCAGATGACGCAGGGCCGCCTCGTGCCGCGCGTTCATTCCGCGCCGCTGCGCCGCTGGGGCGTGCCCGTCGGCATCAGCATCGTCTTTGGCGATTCCGTTCCCGAGGCGCAGCGCGGGCGCGACCGGGCCGCCATCGCCGATTACGCGGCGCGCCTTGGCCGCATCACCGGCCATCCGCTGCGGCTCAAGGACGAGGGGGGCAATCTCGTCGTGCTGGTCCTGAACGAGGATGAGCGGCGCGCCATCGGCCCGCGCCTGGCCGGGCTGGTGCCGGGCATCCCCGGCCCCGACATGCGCGCGATCGAGAATCTGGCGCCGCAGAACTACTGCACCGTCTTTGCCTATTCGTCCGGGACCGGCGCCAGCTATACCAACGCCGTCGCCGTGATCCGGGCCGAACTGCCCCAGCCCCTGCGCACCAGCTGCTTTCACGAGGAACTGGCCCAGGCGCTGGGCCTGGCCAATGACAGCCCCGATGCGCGCCCCTCGATCTTCAACGACGACGAGGAATTCGCGCTGCTGACGCGCCATGACGAGTTACTGCTGAAGATGCTGTATGACCCGCGCCTGCGCCCCGGCATGACCGAGGCCGAGGCCCTGCCCATCGTGCAGGCGATCGCGGCGGAACTGGCGCGCTGA
- a CDS encoding toxic anion resistance protein: MSTQTQARAQAALPELQSVTAIVLPEPAAEVARLDDAPAAVAAEIRRRMDEIDLRDTASIVHFGSRAQAGLQEISQAMLADVKNKDVGPAGDSLRDIVSTIRGFSIDELDVRRERSWWERLTGRAAPFARFVAGYEQVQGQIDRITSDLERHQHTLLKDIKALDVLYERTLAFYDELALYIAAGEEKLRELDSRTIPAKEAALQAAAPDGNVIEAQELRDLRAMRDDLERRVHDLKLTRQVTMQSLPSIRLVQENDKSLVTKISSTLVNTVPLWETQLAQAVTIQRGAQAAGAVRQATDLTNDLLTANARNLREANTRIRTEMERGVFDIESVRTANAELIATIEDSLRIADEGKARRAAAEMDLQKMEAELRQTLAAPRAASSSPAAGPSGAMPAGRP, translated from the coding sequence ATGAGCACCCAGACCCAGGCCCGCGCCCAGGCCGCGCTGCCCGAACTTCAATCCGTGACGGCGATCGTCCTGCCCGAACCGGCGGCCGAGGTGGCGCGGCTGGACGATGCGCCCGCCGCGGTGGCCGCGGAGATCCGCCGCCGGATGGACGAGATCGACCTGCGCGACACCGCATCCATCGTCCATTTCGGATCGCGCGCCCAGGCGGGGCTGCAGGAAATCAGCCAGGCGATGCTGGCCGATGTCAAGAACAAGGATGTCGGCCCGGCGGGCGATTCCCTGCGCGACATCGTCTCGACCATCCGCGGGTTTTCCATCGACGAGCTGGACGTGCGGCGCGAACGGTCCTGGTGGGAACGCCTGACGGGCCGGGCCGCGCCCTTTGCCCGCTTCGTGGCCGGCTATGAACAGGTGCAGGGCCAGATCGACCGCATCACCAGCGATCTTGAGCGTCACCAGCACACGCTGCTCAAGGACATCAAGGCGCTGGACGTGCTGTATGAACGCACGCTGGCCTTCTATGACGAACTGGCGCTCTACATCGCGGCCGGAGAGGAAAAGCTGCGCGAGCTGGACAGCCGGACCATTCCCGCCAAGGAAGCCGCGCTGCAGGCGGCGGCGCCCGACGGCAATGTGATCGAGGCGCAGGAACTGCGCGATCTGCGCGCCATGCGCGACGATCTCGAACGGCGGGTGCATGACCTGAAACTGACGCGGCAGGTCACGATGCAGTCGCTGCCCTCGATCCGGCTGGTGCAGGAAAACGACAAGTCGCTGGTCACCAAGATCAGCTCGACCCTGGTCAACACGGTGCCGCTGTGGGAAACCCAGCTGGCCCAGGCGGTGACGATCCAGCGCGGCGCGCAGGCGGCCGGTGCCGTCAGGCAGGCCACCGACCTGACCAACGACCTGCTGACCGCCAATGCCCGCAACCTGCGCGAGGCGAACACCCGCATCCGCACGGAAATGGAACGGGGCGTGTTCGACATCGAATCGGTGCGCACCGCCAATGCCGAACTGATCGCCACGATCGAGGATTCGCTGCGCATCGCCGATGAGGGAAAGGCCCGCCGCGCCGCCGCCGAGATGGACCTGCAGAAGATGGAGGCAGAGCTGCGCCAGACCCTTGCCGCGCCGCGTGCCGCCAGTTCCAGCCCGGCCGCCGGGCCGTCGGGCGCCATGCCCGCCGGGCGCCCGTGA
- the fabF gene encoding beta-ketoacyl-ACP synthase II, with protein MRRVVVTGLGMVTPLACGVEQTWSRLLSGQSGAGPITRFDPKDVVTKYACEIPSGDGSDGSFNPDDWMEPKDRRKVDDFILYGMAAAQQAVEDSGWRPASEAERERTGVMIGSGIGGLTSIAETAVLIRERGPKRVSPFFIPGALINLVSGQVSIRFGFKGPNHAVVTACSTGAHAIGDAARLIALDDADVMVAGGAEAPISEIGIAGFNACKALSTRREDDPKAASRPWDADRDGFVMGEGAGVVVLEEYEHAKARGARIYAEVLGYGLSGDAYHITAPSEDGDGGFRSMTAALRRAGLGAEALDYVNAHGTSTMADVIELGAVERLLGDHARGVTMSSTKSSIGHLLGAAGAVEAIFCILAIRDQIAPPTINLDNPARETPIDLAANAAVRRRIDVALSNSFGFGGTNASLVIGRVRD; from the coding sequence ATGCGCAGGGTCGTCGTCACCGGGCTTGGAATGGTCACGCCGCTGGCTTGCGGGGTCGAACAGACCTGGTCGCGGCTGCTGTCGGGGCAGTCGGGCGCGGGTCCGATCACCCGCTTCGATCCCAAGGACGTGGTGACGAAATATGCCTGCGAGATCCCGTCCGGCGACGGCTCGGACGGCAGCTTCAACCCCGACGACTGGATGGAGCCGAAGGACCGCCGCAAGGTGGACGACTTCATCCTTTACGGGATGGCCGCAGCCCAGCAGGCGGTGGAGGATTCCGGCTGGCGCCCTGCATCCGAGGCCGAGCGCGAGCGCACCGGCGTGATGATCGGCAGCGGCATCGGCGGGCTGACCTCGATCGCCGAGACGGCCGTGCTGATCCGCGAACGCGGGCCAAAACGCGTCTCGCCCTTCTTCATTCCCGGCGCGCTCATCAATCTCGTCTCCGGGCAGGTCTCGATCCGCTTCGGCTTCAAGGGGCCGAACCATGCGGTCGTCACCGCCTGTTCGACCGGCGCCCACGCCATCGGCGACGCGGCGCGGCTGATCGCGCTGGACGATGCGGATGTGATGGTTGCCGGCGGGGCCGAGGCCCCGATCAGCGAGATCGGCATCGCCGGCTTCAATGCCTGCAAGGCGCTGTCCACCAGGCGCGAGGACGATCCCAAGGCGGCGTCGCGCCCCTGGGACGCGGACCGCGACGGCTTTGTCATGGGCGAGGGCGCGGGTGTCGTCGTGCTGGAGGAATACGAGCATGCCAAGGCCCGCGGCGCCCGGATCTATGCCGAGGTGCTGGGTTACGGGCTGTCGGGCGATGCCTATCACATCACCGCGCCTTCCGAGGATGGCGACGGGGGCTTTCGGTCCATGACCGCCGCGCTGAGGCGGGCGGGGCTGGGTGCCGAGGCGCTGGATTATGTCAACGCCCACGGCACCAGCACCATGGCCGACGTGATCGAGCTGGGCGCGGTGGAACGGCTGCTGGGCGATCACGCGCGGGGCGTCACCATGTCCTCCACCAAATCCTCGATCGGGCACCTGCTGGGCGCGGCGGGGGCGGTCGAGGCGATCTTCTGCATCCTGGCGATCCGCGACCAGATCGCCCCGCCGACGATCAACCTGGACAATCCGGCGCGTGAGACGCCGATCGACTTGGCCGCCAATGCCGCGGTGCGGCGGCGGATCGACGTGGCGCTGTCCAACAGCTTTGGTTTCGGCGGCACCAATGCCAGCCTCGTCATCGGCAGGGTCCGCGACTGA
- the mltG gene encoding endolytic transglycosylase MltG: MWRAIASNALTLLVVILVAVAVAVAWGRNQYAAPGPSAVAQCVEVPQNARLAEVSDQLLAQGVIRSPYILRTGADYAGKAGALKYGSYLVPPHASMKDIVDTITAGGPSTCGTEVVFRIGVRENAVVLRDLDAQSGRYEDRVKYNPAGEQPPEAIAQAQAKPGTRLRVVVAEGTTAWQVVEGIRQAAFLEGNPGPVPPEGSLAPDTYEVERGAQRRALVERMRDAQTAILSAAWEARPFGLPYRTPEEALIMASIVEKETGIAAERPTVAAVFVNRLREGMRLQTDPTVIYGVTGGKEILDRGLRRSELARRTPYNTYLVPGLPPTPIANPGKAAIQAALKPAESPYLYFVADGSGGHAFAATLAEHEANVARWREIERQRGEDAETPVQGD, from the coding sequence ATGTGGCGGGCCATCGCCTCGAACGCGCTGACGCTGCTGGTCGTCATCCTGGTGGCGGTGGCGGTGGCGGTCGCCTGGGGGCGCAACCAGTATGCCGCGCCGGGGCCGAGCGCCGTGGCCCAGTGCGTCGAGGTGCCGCAGAACGCCCGGCTGGCCGAGGTGAGCGATCAGTTGCTGGCGCAGGGGGTGATCCGTTCGCCCTATATCCTGCGCACGGGCGCCGATTACGCCGGCAAGGCGGGCGCGCTGAAATACGGCAGCTATCTGGTGCCGCCCCATGCCAGCATGAAGGACATCGTTGACACGATCACCGCGGGCGGGCCGTCCACCTGCGGGACCGAGGTCGTCTTTCGGATCGGGGTGCGGGAGAACGCGGTCGTGCTGCGCGATCTCGATGCGCAGAGCGGGCGCTATGAGGACCGGGTGAAATACAACCCGGCCGGCGAGCAGCCGCCCGAGGCGATCGCCCAGGCCCAGGCCAAGCCCGGCACGCGGCTGCGCGTCGTGGTGGCCGAGGGCACGACCGCCTGGCAGGTGGTCGAGGGGATCAGGCAGGCGGCGTTCCTAGAAGGCAATCCCGGCCCGGTGCCGCCCGAAGGATCGCTGGCCCCTGACACCTATGAGGTGGAACGCGGCGCCCAGCGGCGCGCATTGGTCGAGCGGATGCGCGACGCGCAGACCGCGATCCTGTCGGCGGCATGGGAGGCGCGGCCATTCGGCCTGCCCTATCGCACGCCCGAGGAGGCCCTGATCATGGCCTCGATCGTGGAAAAGGAAACCGGCATCGCGGCCGAGCGGCCGACCGTGGCGGCGGTGTTCGTCAACCGGCTGCGCGAAGGGATGCGCCTGCAAACCGATCCCACGGTCATCTATGGCGTGACCGGCGGGAAGGAGATCCTGGACCGCGGCCTGCGCCGTTCGGAACTGGCCCGGCGCACGCCCTATAACACCTATCTGGTGCCGGGCCTGCCCCCGACCCCCATCGCCAACCCTGGCAAGGCCGCCATCCAGGCTGCGCTGAAGCCTGCGGAAAGCCCTTACCTGTATTTCGTGGCCGACGGATCGGGCGGGCACGCCTTTGCGGCAACGCTTGCCGAACACGAGGCCAATGTCGCCCGCTGGCGCGAGATCGAGCGCCAGCGCGGCGAGGATGCCGAAACCCCGGTGCAGGGGGACTGA
- a CDS encoding permease, whose protein sequence is MDTGFEPERHGCGDGPFVAGGEGDDFLSADQAIDVAGEIFREVAEELHRLRIDLRSGNVEQAEKTGKAVRDLRVATALVLEERNRVDKLRKDIAGRVGPGTLDLDAARDEIGRRLACLRRAGGG, encoded by the coding sequence ATGGACACAGGTTTTGAACCGGAGCGTCACGGCTGCGGGGACGGCCCCTTTGTCGCCGGGGGCGAGGGCGACGATTTTCTGAGCGCAGACCAAGCCATCGATGTCGCGGGGGAAATCTTCCGCGAGGTCGCCGAAGAGCTGCACAGGCTGCGGATCGACTTGCGCAGCGGCAATGTCGAGCAGGCCGAGAAGACCGGCAAGGCGGTGCGCGATCTGCGCGTCGCCACGGCGCTGGTGCTGGAGGAGAGGAACCGCGTTGACAAGCTTCGCAAGGACATCGCCGGCAGGGTCGGGCCCGGAACGCTCGATCTCGACGCGGCACGGGACGAAATCGGGCGCCGCCTGGCTTGCCTGCGCCGGGCCGGAGGAGGTTGA
- a CDS encoding DNA-packaging protein, which produces MGGLSDNALASLPWLFEFWALPHQLPPEGDWKSWVIMGGRGAGKTRAGAEWVRAQVEGATPDAPGRARRVALVAETFDQGREVMVMGDSGILACCPPDRRPVWEAGRRRLVWPNGATATVYSAHEPEALRGPQFDAAWADELAKWKKADDTWDMLQFALRLGDHPQQVVTTTPRNVGVLKAILRNPSTVVTHAPTDANRAYLAQSFLAEVEARYAGTRLGRQELEGILLDDVEGALWSTAMLEGCRIEAAPRLDRIVVAVDPAVTAGAASDECGIIVAGVCCEGPPQDWRAVVLEDASLRGGPADWARAAIAAMERHGAERLVAEVNQGGDLVESVIRQIDPLVPFRALRAGRGKGLRAEPVAALYEQGRVRHLRSGALGALEDQMCRMTVRGFEGRGSPDRVDALVWAIHELMIEPAQHYRRPQVRGL; this is translated from the coding sequence ATCGGCGGGCTGTCGGACAATGCGCTGGCCAGCCTGCCATGGCTGTTCGAGTTCTGGGCCCTGCCGCACCAGTTGCCCCCCGAGGGCGACTGGAAGTCCTGGGTCATCATGGGCGGGCGCGGGGCGGGCAAGACCCGCGCCGGGGCCGAATGGGTGCGCGCGCAGGTCGAGGGCGCGACCCCGGACGCGCCCGGGCGCGCGCGCCGCGTGGCGCTGGTGGCCGAGACCTTCGATCAGGGCCGCGAGGTGATGGTGATGGGCGACAGCGGCATCCTGGCCTGCTGCCCGCCCGACCGCCGCCCGGTGTGGGAAGCAGGGCGGCGCCGGCTGGTCTGGCCCAATGGCGCGACCGCGACCGTCTATTCGGCGCATGAGCCGGAGGCCCTGCGCGGGCCGCAGTTCGATGCCGCCTGGGCGGACGAGCTGGCCAAGTGGAAGAAGGCCGACGACACCTGGGACATGCTGCAATTTGCGCTGCGTCTGGGCGATCATCCCCAGCAGGTCGTCACGACGACGCCGCGCAATGTCGGGGTGCTGAAGGCGATCTTGCGCAACCCCTCGACGGTGGTGACGCATGCGCCGACCGATGCGAACCGCGCCTATCTGGCGCAGAGCTTTCTGGCCGAGGTCGAGGCGCGCTATGCCGGCACCCGCCTGGGCCGGCAGGAGCTGGAGGGCATCCTGCTGGACGATGTCGAGGGGGCGCTGTGGTCCACGGCGATGCTGGAGGGCTGCCGCATCGAAGCGGCCCCGAGGCTGGACCGGATCGTGGTCGCGGTCGATCCGGCGGTGACGGCGGGGGCGGCCAGCGACGAATGCGGCATCATTGTCGCCGGCGTTTGCTGCGAGGGGCCGCCGCAGGACTGGCGGGCCGTGGTGCTGGAGGATGCCAGCCTGCGCGGCGGGCCGGCCGACTGGGCGCGCGCCGCCATCGCCGCGATGGAGCGCCATGGCGCCGAGCGGCTGGTCGCCGAGGTCAACCAGGGGGGCGATCTGGTGGAAAGCGTGATCCGGCAGATCGACCCGCTGGTCCCGTTCCGCGCGCTGCGGGCGGGGCGGGGCAAGGGCCTGCGGGCCGAGCCGGTGGCGGCGCTGTATGAACAGGGGCGGGTGCGGCATCTGCGATCGGGCGCGCTGGGCGCGCTGGAGGACCAGATGTGCCGCATGACGGTGCGCGGGTTCGAGGGGCGCGGCAGTCCTGACCGGGTGGATGCGCTGGTCTGGGCGATCCACGAACTGATGATCGAGCCGGCCCAGCATTACCGGCGGCCGCAGGTGCGGGGGCTGTAG
- a CDS encoding phage portal protein produces MAMRWFGRRGPQEDGAALAGPEAKVAPVAPSAGIAAPAEWKASAAGRLTAGAAGVTQGAVGRALWGGREPAVLVRAGFVGNPVGFRAVKLVAEAAAAVPLVCQDAVRRYEAHPVIDLMRRPNPAQGRAELLEALFGQLLLSGNGYVEAVAPDEGGLPAELHVLRSDRMSVVPGPDGWPVAYDYAVGGRRHRFDMTGSPDPICHIRSFHPQDDHYGLSPMQAAATAIEVHNSASQWSRALLDNAARPSGAIVYRGSDGQGVLSPDQYDRLVSEMETHHQGARNAGRPMLLEGGLDWKPMGFSPSDMEFHETKLAAAREVAMAFGVPPMLIGIPGEATYANYAEANRAFYRLTVLPLVTRVAAALGWWLSEHLGEEVDLKPDPDQIPALAAERDQQWARVSAASFLTDAEKRAALGLPPLKGA; encoded by the coding sequence ATGGCGATGCGGTGGTTCGGGCGGCGCGGGCCGCAGGAGGATGGGGCGGCGCTTGCCGGGCCCGAGGCGAAGGTGGCCCCGGTCGCGCCCTCGGCCGGGATCGCCGCGCCGGCCGAATGGAAGGCGAGCGCCGCCGGCAGGCTGACGGCCGGGGCGGCGGGGGTAACGCAGGGCGCCGTCGGCCGGGCCCTGTGGGGCGGGCGAGAGCCGGCTGTGCTGGTGCGGGCCGGCTTTGTCGGCAACCCGGTCGGTTTCCGCGCGGTCAAGCTGGTCGCCGAGGCGGCGGCCGCGGTGCCGCTAGTCTGCCAGGATGCGGTGCGGCGCTATGAGGCCCATCCGGTCATCGACCTGATGCGGCGGCCCAATCCGGCGCAGGGGCGGGCCGAGCTGCTGGAGGCGCTGTTCGGCCAGCTGCTGCTGTCGGGCAACGGCTATGTCGAGGCGGTGGCCCCCGACGAGGGCGGGCTGCCGGCCGAGCTGCATGTGCTGCGGTCCGACCGGATGAGCGTGGTGCCGGGGCCGGACGGCTGGCCCGTCGCCTATGACTATGCGGTGGGCGGGCGCAGGCACCGCTTTGACATGACCGGCAGCCCCGACCCCATCTGCCATATCCGCAGCTTTCACCCGCAGGACGATCATTACGGGCTGTCGCCGATGCAGGCGGCGGCGACGGCGATCGAGGTGCACAACAGCGCCAGCCAATGGTCGCGGGCGCTGCTGGACAACGCGGCGCGGCCCTCGGGCGCGATCGTCTATCGCGGCAGCGACGGGCAGGGCGTTCTGAGCCCCGACCAGTATGACCGGCTGGTCAGCGAGATGGAGACGCATCATCAGGGCGCGCGCAACGCCGGGCGGCCGATGCTGCTGGAAGGGGGGCTGGACTGGAAGCCGATGGGGTTCAGCCCCAGCGACATGGAGTTCCACGAAACCAAGCTGGCCGCGGCGCGCGAGGTGGCGATGGCATTCGGCGTGCCGCCCATGCTGATCGGCATCCCCGGAGAGGCGACCTATGCCAACTATGCCGAGGCCAACAGGGCCTTTTACCGGCTGACGGTTTTGCCGCTGGTCACGCGGGTGGCGGCGGCCCTGGGCTGGTGGCTGAGCGAGCATCTGGGCGAGGAGGTGGACCTCAAGCCCGACCCGGACCAGATCCCGGCGCTGGCGGCGGAACGGGACCAGCAATGGGCACGGGTCAGCGCGGCGAGCTTTCTGACGGATGCGGAAAAGCGCGCGGCGCTGGGCCTGCCCCCGCTGAAGGGGGCCTGA
- a CDS encoding GTA head formation protein, RCAP_rcc01685 family, translating into MEGSKFIERPGIWHEQKLEAQERIMALQFGQVDRRLERIEALIEGLERRLWMTVYGVVAVILTQAVQSILQFAPKGGH; encoded by the coding sequence GTGGAGGGATCCAAATTCATCGAGCGCCCCGGCATCTGGCACGAGCAGAAGCTGGAGGCGCAGGAGCGGATCATGGCGCTGCAGTTCGGGCAGGTGGACAGGCGGCTCGAACGGATCGAGGCGCTGATCGAGGGCTTGGAGCGGCGCCTGTGGATGACGGTCTATGGCGTTGTCGCCGTGATCCTGACCCAGGCCGTCCAGTCGATTTTGCAGTTCGCGCCGAAGGGAGGGCACTGA